Proteins from a single region of Candidatus Thermodiscus eudorianus:
- a CDS encoding gamma-glutamyltransferase, giving the protein SVDHRFFYEGDPADRVSETVKRWGGLLSPEDMAGYHASLMEPVEMDYHGWKILEMPPNTQGVTTLLILRLLEQSEPPHSIRELVDAYALAYHVRDNYLGDPRYMTQSPAQLLSTGFINRLVREEDTWRSTPSGSDTTFLAAVDSQGTIALGIQSLFHHFGSMITEPHYQVTLHSRASCFTLKRGVPNTLGPRKLPLHTLSTVILEHESSIVGYGLSAGHYRPQFHSQIAEKIARLGMDPLEAFNGPRLAWVPWTNKIIVDPGQGETVNSREYRVIEGRTGVGGVIHYYDGVARIASDTRGEGLAMAVRH; this is encoded by the coding sequence TATCAGTGGATCACAGGTTTTTCTACGAGGGAGACCCGGCCGACCGGGTTTCCGAGACGGTTAAGCGCTGGGGAGGCCTGCTATCACCGGAGGACATGGCTGGCTATCATGCAAGCCTGATGGAGCCGGTAGAAATGGATTATCACGGGTGGAAGATACTGGAGATGCCTCCCAACACCCAGGGAGTAACAACGCTACTAATACTCAGACTCCTTGAGCAATCCGAGCCGCCGCACAGTATACGAGAGCTCGTCGACGCATATGCTCTGGCGTACCATGTGAGGGACAACTACCTAGGAGACCCCAGGTACATGACCCAAAGTCCAGCCCAGCTACTCTCAACAGGGTTCATAAACCGGCTAGTGAGAGAGGAAGATACGTGGAGAAGCACGCCGTCAGGGTCGGATACAACATTCCTAGCCGCAGTGGATTCCCAGGGAACAATAGCCCTCGGGATACAGAGTCTCTTCCACCACTTCGGCTCGATGATAACAGAGCCCCACTACCAGGTCACGCTCCACTCAAGGGCCTCGTGCTTCACCTTGAAGAGAGGAGTGCCCAACACCCTAGGGCCCAGGAAGCTACCGTTGCACACGCTCTCAACCGTAATCCTTGAACACGAGTCCAGTATTGTGGGCTATGGGCTCAGCGCGGGCCACTACAGGCCCCAGTTTCACAGCCAGATAGCGGAGAAGATAGCTAGGTTAGGTATGGATCCTTTAGAGGCGTTCAACGGCCCTAGGCTAGCCTGGGTTCCCTGGACTAACAAGATAATAGTTGACCCTGGCCAAGGCGAAACCGTCAATTCTAGGGAGTACCGGGTTATTGAGGGTAGGACAGGGGTGGGAGGAGTCATACACTACTACGATGGGGTTGCACGCATAGCATCGGACACTAGGGGCGAAGGCCTAGCCATGGCCGTGAGGCACTAG